The Acanthochromis polyacanthus isolate Apoly-LR-REF ecotype Palm Island chromosome 5, KAUST_Apoly_ChrSc, whole genome shotgun sequence genome includes a window with the following:
- the bap1 gene encoding ubiquitin carboxyl-terminal hydrolase BAP1 isoform X1: MNKGWLELESDPGLFTLLVEDFGVKGVQVEEIYDLQSKCQSPVYGFIFLFKWIEERRSRRKVNTLVDETSVIDEEIVNDMFFAHQLIPNSCATHALLSVLLNCSGVELGTTLSRMKAFTKGFSPESKGYAIGNAPELARAHNSHARPEPRHLPEKQNGISAVRTMEAFHFVSYVPIKDRLFELDGLKAYPIDHGPWGEEEEWTDKARRVIMERIGLATAGEPYHDIRFNLMAVVPDRRMKYESKLEILKRNRQTVLEGLQKMIRLTQTELVHDKKQQDSSSPDDSSTAIKKEADAEPVASQGADQASSDESGVQSKSTPTPSGNSKVMGKPPVPTGGGPQQVTSPSPIVQRLPAFLDNHNYAKSPMQEEEDLAAGVGRSRMPGPPQPPYSDDEDDYDDDEEEVTGSAGTSSRVRRKASLRSRAGRVATGMESQIALSVLAEKLKKEAQRKDALNTPLSVRTEGRTGGICITSASQPSPTPSNESTDTASEIGSAFNSPLRSPARSQAATRPSSPVASHLSRVLFGEDEMLRLDSRHNRAVRELGPSVSVALLHLQEDGVIYALPPSADLAADGTKRPGTPEKAKDKEQADEKEGVNEGDEGPSVEVKKEENKDETEVKPSKENLSTVDAAADNKPPGDKYSPKELLALLKRVEADIANYEVYLKEEVEKRKKYKIDDQRRTHNYDEFICTFISMLAQEGMLASLVEQNISVRRRQGVSIGRLHKQRKPDRRKRSRPYKAKRQ, encoded by the exons TCCGGTCTATGGCTTCATCTTCCTGTTCAAGTGGATCGAGGAACGTCGGTCCAGGAGGAAAGTTAACACTTTGGTGGATGAGACCTCAGTCATTGATGAGGAAATTGTAAATGATATGTTTTTTGCTCATCAG CTGATACCAAATTCATGCGCCACCCACGCTTTGCTGAGTGTCCTTCTAAACTGCAGCGGAGTCGAGCTTGGCACCACCCTTAGTCGTATGAAGGCCTTTACAAAAGGCTTTAGTCCAGAG aGCAAAGGTTACGCAATAGGAAATGCCCCAGAGCTTGCTCGAGCTCATAACAGCCATGCCAG ACCGGAGCCCAGGCACCTGCCAGAGAAGCAGAACGGCATCAGTGCAGTGCGGACCATGGAAGCCTTCCACTTTGTTAGCTATGTGCCCATCAAAGACCGCCTCTTTGAGCTTGATGGACTTAAGGCTTACCCCATTGACCATG GGCCctggggtgaggaggaggagtggacTGATAAAGCTCGGCGGGTTATTATGGAGCGGATTGGACTGGCCACTGCCGG TGAGCCGTACCATGACATCCGCTTCAACCTGATGGCAGTGGTGCCTGACCGCAGGATGAAGTACGAGTCCAAACTGGAAATTCTAAAAAGGAATCGACAGACCGTTCTTGAGGGTCTACAGAAG ATGATCCGACTCACTCAGACTGAACTTGTCCATGACAAGAAGCAGCAGGACTCTTCATCTCCTGATGATAGTTCCACTGCCATCAAGAAAGAAGCCGATGCGGAGCCAGTTGCATCCCAAGGGGCTGATCAGGCTTCCTCCG aTGAGTCAGGAGTTCAGTCTAAAAGCACCCCTACCCCTTCAGGAAACTCTAAGGTCATGGGAAAGCCACCAGTCCCCACTGGAGGAGGACCTCAGCAGGTCACCAGTCCCAGCCCCATAGTTCAACGCCTGCCTGCCTTCCTGGACAACCACAACTATGCTAAGTCTCCAATGCAG gaggaggaagacctTGCAGCTGGTGTTGGTCGCTCTCGGATGCCAGGTCCCCCCCAGCCTCCATACTCAGACGATGAGGATGactatgatgatgatgaggaagaAGTGACTGGATCTGCAGGCACATCCAGCAG GGTAAGACGAAAGGCAAGTCTGCGCTCACGAGCAGGGCGGGTTGCCACCGGAATGGAGAGCCAGATCGCCCTCAGTGTTCTGGCTGAGAAACTGAAGAAGGAAGCTCAAAGGAAAGATGCCCTGAATACACCTCTGTCTGTACGCACCGAGGGTCGCACCGGGGGCATTTGTATCACATCTGCTTCACAGCCTTCCCCCACGCCCAGCAACGAAAGCACCGACACAGCCTCTGAGATTGGCAGCGCCTTCAACTCCCCGCTGCGCTCACCGGCACGGTCCCAGGCTGCTACACGCCCGTCGAGTCCAGTTGCTTCCCATCTGTCTCGCGTGCTGTTCGGAGAGGATGAGATGCTGAGGCTAGACTCCAGACATAACCGAGCTGTGAGAGAACTCGGTCCCTCTGTCAGTGTAGCCTTGCTGCACCTACAGGAGGACGGAGTCATCTATGCTCTCCCTCCATCTG CAGATTTGGCTGCTGATGGCACAAAGCGGCCCGGCACTCCTGAGAAGGCAAAAGACAAAGAGCAAGCAGATGAAAAGGAAGGAGTGAATGAGGGAGATGAAGGACCCTCTGTAGAGGtgaagaaagaagagaacaaGGATGAAACAGAGGTGAAACCTAGCAAGGAAAACCTCAGTACTGTTGACGCTGCTGCAGACAACAAGCCTCCCGGGGATAAGTACTCACCGAAA GAGCTGCTTGCGCTGCTCAAGCGTGTGGAGGCCGACATAGCCAATTACGAGGTGTATCTGAAGGAGGAAgtagaaaagaggaagaaatatAAA ATTGATGATCAGAGGAGGACCCACAATTATGATGAGTTTATCTGCACCTTTATATCCATGCTGGCCCAAGAAG GCATGTTGGCCAGCCTCGTCGAGCAAAACATTTCCGTGCGTCGGCGGCAGGGAGTGAGTATCGGCCGCCTGCACAAACAGAGGAAACCTGATCGAAGGAAACGTTCCAGACCTTACAAAGCCAAACGCCAGTAA
- the bap1 gene encoding ubiquitin carboxyl-terminal hydrolase BAP1 isoform X2, whose protein sequence is MNKGWLELESDPGLFTLLVEDFGVKGVQVEEIYDLQSKCQSPVYGFIFLFKWIEERRSRRKVNTLVDETSVIDEEIVNDMFFAHQLIPNSCATHALLSVLLNCSGVELGTTLSRMKAFTKGFSPESKGYAIGNAPELARAHNSHARPEPRHLPEKQNGISAVRTMEAFHFVSYVPIKDRLFELDGLKAYPIDHGPWGEEEEWTDKARRVIMERIGLATAGEPYHDIRFNLMAVVPDRRMKYESKLEILKRNRQTVLEGLQKMIRLTQTELVHDKKQQDSSSPDDSSTAIKKEADAEPVASQGADQASSDESGVQSKSTPTPSGNSKVMGKPPVPTGGGPQQVTSPSPIVQRLPAFLDNHNYAKSPMQEEEDLAAGVGRSRMPGPPQPPYSDDEDDYDDDEEEVTGSAGTSSRVRRKASLRSRAGRVATGMESQIALSVLAEKLKKEAQRKDALNTPLSVRTEGRTGGICITSASQPSPTPSNESTDTASEIGSAFNSPLRSPARSQAATRPSSPVASHLSRVLFGEDEMLRLDSRHNRAVRELGPSVSVALLHLQEDGVIYALPPSDLAADGTKRPGTPEKAKDKEQADEKEGVNEGDEGPSVEVKKEENKDETEVKPSKENLSTVDAAADNKPPGDKYSPKELLALLKRVEADIANYEVYLKEEVEKRKKYKIDDQRRTHNYDEFICTFISMLAQEGMLASLVEQNISVRRRQGVSIGRLHKQRKPDRRKRSRPYKAKRQ, encoded by the exons TCCGGTCTATGGCTTCATCTTCCTGTTCAAGTGGATCGAGGAACGTCGGTCCAGGAGGAAAGTTAACACTTTGGTGGATGAGACCTCAGTCATTGATGAGGAAATTGTAAATGATATGTTTTTTGCTCATCAG CTGATACCAAATTCATGCGCCACCCACGCTTTGCTGAGTGTCCTTCTAAACTGCAGCGGAGTCGAGCTTGGCACCACCCTTAGTCGTATGAAGGCCTTTACAAAAGGCTTTAGTCCAGAG aGCAAAGGTTACGCAATAGGAAATGCCCCAGAGCTTGCTCGAGCTCATAACAGCCATGCCAG ACCGGAGCCCAGGCACCTGCCAGAGAAGCAGAACGGCATCAGTGCAGTGCGGACCATGGAAGCCTTCCACTTTGTTAGCTATGTGCCCATCAAAGACCGCCTCTTTGAGCTTGATGGACTTAAGGCTTACCCCATTGACCATG GGCCctggggtgaggaggaggagtggacTGATAAAGCTCGGCGGGTTATTATGGAGCGGATTGGACTGGCCACTGCCGG TGAGCCGTACCATGACATCCGCTTCAACCTGATGGCAGTGGTGCCTGACCGCAGGATGAAGTACGAGTCCAAACTGGAAATTCTAAAAAGGAATCGACAGACCGTTCTTGAGGGTCTACAGAAG ATGATCCGACTCACTCAGACTGAACTTGTCCATGACAAGAAGCAGCAGGACTCTTCATCTCCTGATGATAGTTCCACTGCCATCAAGAAAGAAGCCGATGCGGAGCCAGTTGCATCCCAAGGGGCTGATCAGGCTTCCTCCG aTGAGTCAGGAGTTCAGTCTAAAAGCACCCCTACCCCTTCAGGAAACTCTAAGGTCATGGGAAAGCCACCAGTCCCCACTGGAGGAGGACCTCAGCAGGTCACCAGTCCCAGCCCCATAGTTCAACGCCTGCCTGCCTTCCTGGACAACCACAACTATGCTAAGTCTCCAATGCAG gaggaggaagacctTGCAGCTGGTGTTGGTCGCTCTCGGATGCCAGGTCCCCCCCAGCCTCCATACTCAGACGATGAGGATGactatgatgatgatgaggaagaAGTGACTGGATCTGCAGGCACATCCAGCAG GGTAAGACGAAAGGCAAGTCTGCGCTCACGAGCAGGGCGGGTTGCCACCGGAATGGAGAGCCAGATCGCCCTCAGTGTTCTGGCTGAGAAACTGAAGAAGGAAGCTCAAAGGAAAGATGCCCTGAATACACCTCTGTCTGTACGCACCGAGGGTCGCACCGGGGGCATTTGTATCACATCTGCTTCACAGCCTTCCCCCACGCCCAGCAACGAAAGCACCGACACAGCCTCTGAGATTGGCAGCGCCTTCAACTCCCCGCTGCGCTCACCGGCACGGTCCCAGGCTGCTACACGCCCGTCGAGTCCAGTTGCTTCCCATCTGTCTCGCGTGCTGTTCGGAGAGGATGAGATGCTGAGGCTAGACTCCAGACATAACCGAGCTGTGAGAGAACTCGGTCCCTCTGTCAGTGTAGCCTTGCTGCACCTACAGGAGGACGGAGTCATCTATGCTCTCCCTCCATCTG ATTTGGCTGCTGATGGCACAAAGCGGCCCGGCACTCCTGAGAAGGCAAAAGACAAAGAGCAAGCAGATGAAAAGGAAGGAGTGAATGAGGGAGATGAAGGACCCTCTGTAGAGGtgaagaaagaagagaacaaGGATGAAACAGAGGTGAAACCTAGCAAGGAAAACCTCAGTACTGTTGACGCTGCTGCAGACAACAAGCCTCCCGGGGATAAGTACTCACCGAAA GAGCTGCTTGCGCTGCTCAAGCGTGTGGAGGCCGACATAGCCAATTACGAGGTGTATCTGAAGGAGGAAgtagaaaagaggaagaaatatAAA ATTGATGATCAGAGGAGGACCCACAATTATGATGAGTTTATCTGCACCTTTATATCCATGCTGGCCCAAGAAG GCATGTTGGCCAGCCTCGTCGAGCAAAACATTTCCGTGCGTCGGCGGCAGGGAGTGAGTATCGGCCGCCTGCACAAACAGAGGAAACCTGATCGAAGGAAACGTTCCAGACCTTACAAAGCCAAACGCCAGTAA